The proteins below are encoded in one region of Oryzias melastigma strain HK-1 linkage group LG7, ASM292280v2, whole genome shotgun sequence:
- the pqbp1 gene encoding polyglutamine-binding protein 1 gives MPLPPALLARLAKRGIVKPSDQEIEEEIIAEDYDDNNVDYEATRLENLPPNWYKVFDSACGLPYYWNMESDLVSWLSPNDPTAVITKAAKKTKDGGEERAERPAFEKPDRERERDRERDRDRERDRDRDRDRERDEGRDRDRRRQRKEDIAPYSKNKRGRKNDDEMDPMDPSAYSDAPRGSWSSGLPKRNEAKTGADTTAAGPLFQQRPYPSPGAVLRANAANQPPKE, from the exons ATGCCTCTTCCTCCAGCACTGCTGGCCCGTTTGGCCAAGAGGGGAATAGTTAAACCTTCAGATCAAG AAATAGAGGAGGAGATTATCGCTGAAGATTACGATGACAACAATGTTGACTATGAAGCCACTCGGTTAGAAAATCTTCCTCCAAACTGGTACAAAGTGTTCGACTCGGCGTG CGGTCTTCCTTATTACTGGAACATGGAGTCGGATCTGGTTTCCTGGCTTTCCCCAAACGATCCCACAGCAGTCATTACAAAagctgccaaaaaaacaaaag acgGGGGCGAGGAAAGAGCTGAGAGACCGGCGTTTGAGAAGCCCGACAGAGAGCGAGAGCGCGACAGGGAGAGGGACAGGGATCGAGAGCGGGACCGAGACCGGGACCGGGACCGAGAGAGGGACGAGGGGAGGGACCGGGACAGAAGACGGCAAAGAAAAGAAGACATCGCACCGTACAGCAAGAACAAAAGAG gaAGAAAAAATGATGATGAGATGGACCCCATGGATCCCAGTGCTTATTCTGATGCTCCAAG GGGGTCGTGGTCAAGTGGTCTGCCAAAGCGAAATGAAGCAAAGACGGGCGCCGACACCACAGCAGCCGGACCTTTGTTCCAGCAGCGGCCGTACCCCAGCCCCGGCGCCGTGCTTCGGGCCAACGCGGCCAACCAACCACCCAAGGAGTGA
- the timm17b gene encoding mitochondrial import inner membrane translocase subunit Tim17-B isoform X1 has translation MNRRRIMTSRRSIDDKKMEEYAREPCPWRIVDDCGGAFTMGAIGGGVFQAVKGFRNAPAGVAHRLKGSTNAVRIRAPQIGGSFAVWGGLFSMIDCGLVRLRGKEDPWNSITSGAMTGAILAARSGPLTMVGSAMMGGILLALIEGFGILLTRYTAQQFQNPIPFTDDPSQLPPKNA, from the exons ATGAACCGGCGCCGGATTATGACGTCACGGCGCTCAATTGACGACAAGAAGATGGAGGAGTACGCGCGTGAACCTTG CCCCTGGAGGATCGTGGATGACTGTGGGGGAGCTTTTACTATGGGTGCAATTGGCGGAGGGGTGTTCCAGGCAGTAAAGGGGTTTCGAAACGCCCCCGCT GGTGTTGCTCACAGGCTGAAAGGAAGCACAAACGCAGTGAGAATAAGAGCGCCCCAGATTGGAG GTAGTTTTGCTGTGTGGGGGGGACTCTTCTCCATGATCGACTGTGGTCTGGTCCGCCTGAGAGGGAAAGAAGACCCGTGGAATTCAATCACCAGCGGGGCCATGACTGGAGCCATTCTAGCAGCGCGCA GCGGGCCGTTGACCATGGTGGGCTCCGCCATGATGGGGGGAATATTGCTCGCTCTCATCGAGGGTTTTGGGATCCTGTTGACCAGATACACAGCACAGCAATTTCAGAACC CAATTCCCTTCACAGATGACCCCAGCCAGCTTCCTCCAAAGAACGCGTAG
- the timm17b gene encoding mitochondrial import inner membrane translocase subunit Tim17-B isoform X2 — MGAIGGGVFQAVKGFRNAPAGVAHRLKGSTNAVRIRAPQIGGSFAVWGGLFSMIDCGLVRLRGKEDPWNSITSGAMTGAILAARSGPLTMVGSAMMGGILLALIEGFGILLTRYTAQQFQNPIPFTDDPSQLPPKNA, encoded by the exons ATGGGTGCAATTGGCGGAGGGGTGTTCCAGGCAGTAAAGGGGTTTCGAAACGCCCCCGCT GGTGTTGCTCACAGGCTGAAAGGAAGCACAAACGCAGTGAGAATAAGAGCGCCCCAGATTGGAG GTAGTTTTGCTGTGTGGGGGGGACTCTTCTCCATGATCGACTGTGGTCTGGTCCGCCTGAGAGGGAAAGAAGACCCGTGGAATTCAATCACCAGCGGGGCCATGACTGGAGCCATTCTAGCAGCGCGCA GCGGGCCGTTGACCATGGTGGGCTCCGCCATGATGGGGGGAATATTGCTCGCTCTCATCGAGGGTTTTGGGATCCTGTTGACCAGATACACAGCACAGCAATTTCAGAACC CAATTCCCTTCACAGATGACCCCAGCCAGCTTCCTCCAAAGAACGCGTAG
- the cacna1fa gene encoding voltage-dependent L-type calcium channel subunit alpha-1D has protein sequence MFYFIIYFTDAPPLGEAGKSDTLGSTGSARKRGGGAKKAMQANKSALRAPRALCCLTLSNPIRMAALALVEWKPFDIFILLAIFANCVAMGVTKPFPDDDSNPTNHQLEQVEYVFLVIFTIETFTKILAYGLVMHPSAYIRSGWNLLDFIIVIVGLFSVMAEGMTDHKPGEAHHAAGKPGGLDVKALRAFRVLRPLRLVSGVPSLQIVLNSIMKAMVPLLHIGMLVMFVIIIYAIIGLELFIGRMHKSCYDTSTGLMVEDDPSPCAFAGSGRFCVTNGTECRGKWEGPNGGITNFDNIFFAMLTVFQCITMEGWTDVLYWMNDAIGFEIPWIYFVSLVIFGSFFIINLVLGVLSGEFSKEREKAVARGELQKAQESKQMEEDMIGYMDWLIEAEDVDEEGNKRAAIAKKKMMKKFGWYKHSEDGGESDSDDDIAYLDDDSGFCASLMAKMMANSFCDQLCQLNHTFRKNCRVAVKTTNFYWLVLLLVFLNTVASASEHYGQPKWLTELQERANKILLLLFTLEMLMKMYAFGLQIYFMALFNRFDCFVVCGGILETLLVEMDVIPPIGISVLRCIRLLRIFKMTRHWAALSDLVTSLLNSMKAICSLLLLLFLFLIIFALLGMQLFGGKFNFDETQMKRSTFDSFPQALLTCFQILTGEDWNAVMYDGIMAYGGPIFPNMVVCIYFVILFVCGNYILLNVFLAIAVDNLAGGGGKKKVEEKKEEEEEWDEDEEKEDEDAGNEEDDWPENEELRAIEGLEGVAPLKPEFSGPKEKIVPIPDGSSFFILGKKNCLRVACHNLIHHPYFTNFILIFIILSSISLAAEDPIKSHSFRNIVLGYADYVFTSVFTVEIVLKMTVYGAFLHTGSFCRNAFNLLDLLVVSVSLTSFFLHSSAISVVKILRVLRVLRPLRAINRAKGLKNVVQCVFVAIRTIGNILIVTTLLQFMFACIGVQLFKGRFYSCTDEAKHTPEECKGTFVVYKDGDMNHPMVRERIWENSDFNFDNVLMGMLALFTVSTFEGWPLLLYRAVDANAINRGPIYNYRVEISIFFIIYIIIIAFFMMNIFVGFVIITFREQGEAEFKNCELNKNQRQCVYYALKAQPIKIYIPKNPSQLKFWRIINSSQFEYVMFVLILGNTLTLAIQHYEQSKLFTSVMDILNMIFTVVFTIEMIIKLLALRAHHYFIDPWNSFDALIVVGSVLDIAVSEFSVREHGKVSITFFRLFRVLRLVKLLSKGEGIRTLLWTFVKSLQALPYVGLLIAMIFFIYAVIGMQMFGKIAVDDETEINRNCNFQTFFMAVLVLFRCATGEQWQQIMLGALPGRRCDPEADTEPGEEFTCGSNLAYIYFISFFMLCAYLIINLFIAVIMDNFEYLTRDWTVLGTHHLDEFKRVWSDYDPEATGRIKHIDVVTMLRRIQPPLGFGKLCPHRVACKRLVAMNVPLHADGTVTFNATLFALVRTSLKIKTEGPIDQQNEELKIIIKKLWKRTKPKLIDEVIPPPRGDEVTCGKFYASFLIQDYFKKFRKRKERERKSKKKDKAAALQQGLRTLQDLAPEMRLAMACDLDEEEATEGEMTGDEIFDSEAGTSVNTTPAPSPMPPFEVLVEQTAIFIEPQPKAANGGVITEQVNGLQEHQKPGSELAGVSVVTEQPLRSEPLPVSVVSVCESPLPPLPPPPELLVESEPVVEVAPSAATEQFYSSEMDAASLASVDGYSYPEPMSPLPTDSGFNGQSLDATSSMGEIHYDTPVANDFIDNGYSDANINVESAAVSPTPYEENMHNGNGYSGYHGNGGASINGNGSTVSGFNENGSTFSGYDHGYGENGGSSQFVRRRLLPSIPKGRKPAFNFQCLQPQSSVDTLPIPGNYQGNTSPTRSRLQAQLSLDSRPSSVSSMSTASWANTAAAGTTPVPGLIAPSGRRGKLIYTPMILVDESTGTSQPLWSDGSASLPAGRRSGWYPGQTRTFTSVRMPPSVNPSFVEKGSADSLVESILISEGLGVYARDPKFVTFAKREIAEACHMSLDEMENAAADLIARGASQSLSRFEDELADEMNCVISY, from the exons atgttttattttatcatttatttcacAGATGCCCCCCCTTTGGGGGAGGCAGGCAAATCAGACACCCTGGGGTCGACCGGCTCGGCCAGgaaaaggggagggggggcCAAGAAGGCGATGCAGGCCAACAAATCTGCCCTCCGGGCCCCCCGAGCTCTCTGCTGCCTCACCTTGAGCAACCCCATCCGCATGGCAGCGCTGGCGTTGGTGGAGTGGAA GccctttgatatttttattctgctcgccatttttgccaACTGTGTGGCCATGGGGGTCACTAAACCGTTCCCGGATGACGATTCCAACCCCACCAACCACCAGCTC GAACAAGTGGAGTACGTCTTCCTCGTCATCTTCACCATTGAGACCTTCACCAAGATTCTGGCCTACGGCCTGGTCATGCACCCCAGCGCCTACATCCGCAGCGGATGGAACTTGCTGGATTTCATCATTGTCATCGTCGG CTTGTTCAGCGTGATGGCAGAGGGCATGACAGACCATAAACCTGGAGAGGCCCATCACGCTGCGGGGAAGCCTGGAGGTCTGGACGTGAAAGCCCTCCGAGCGTTCAGGGTGCTGCGACCGCTGCGTCTCGTTTCTGGAGTGCCAA GTCTGCAGATTGTGTTGAACTCCATCATGAAAGCCATGGTCCCCCTGCTGCACATCGGCATGCTGGTCATGTTTGTCATCATAATCTACGCCATCATCGGCTTGGAGCTCTTCATCGGCAGGATGCACAAGAGCTGCTACGACACCAGCACAG gcctCATGGTGGAGGATGACCCGTCCCCCTGCGCGTTCGCCGGGAGCGGGCGCTTCTGTGTCACCAACGGCACGGAGTGCAGGGGAAAGTGGGAAGGTCCCAACGGCGGGATCACCAACTTTGACAACATTTTCTTCGCCATGCTGACAGTTTTTCAGTGCATCACCATGGAGGGATGGACAGACGTCCTCTACTGG ATGAACGACGCCATCGGATTCGAGATACCCTGGATCTATTTTGTGTCTTTGGTCATCTTCGGGTCGTTTTTCATCATCAATCTTGTGTTGGGTGTTTTGAGCGG AGAGTTTTCCAAGGAAAGAGAGAAGGCGGTGGCGCGAGGGGAGCTGCAGAAGGCCCAGGAGAGCAAGCAGATGGAGGAGGACATGATAGGCTACATGGACTGGCTAATAGAAGCAGAGGACGTGGACGAGGAAGGCAACAAGC gAGCTGCAATCGCAAAGAAAAAGATGATGAAGAAGTTTGGCTGGTACAAACACAGCGAGGACGGAGGAG AGTCCGACTCCGATGACGACATCGCGTACCTCGATGACGACTCCGGCTTCTGCGCTTCCCTCAT ggCGAAAATGATGGCAAACAGCTTCTG tgacCAGTTGTGCCAGCTCAACCACACTTTCAGGAAGAACTGCCGTGTTGCCGTGAAGACCACCAACTTCTACTGGCTGGTGCTGCTACTCGTGTTCCTCAACACCGTGGCCAGCGCCTCCGAGCATTACGGTCAGCCCAAGTGGCTCACGGAGCTGCAAG AGCGAGCCAATAagatcctgctgctgctcttcacCCTGGAGATGCTGATGAAGATGTACGCCTTTGGTCTTCAGATATATTTTATGGCTTTGTTCAACCGCTTTGACTGCTTTGTGGTGTGTGGCGGCATTCTGGAGACGCTGCTCGTGGAGATGGACGTCATCCCGCCCATCGGCATCTCGGTGCTGCGCTGCATCCGACTCCTCCGGATCTTCAAGATGACTCG GCACTGGGCCGCCCTCTCTGATCTGGTCACCTCACTGCTCAACTCCATGAAAGCCATTTGCTCCCTTCTGCTcctgctcttcctcttcctcatcatctTCGCCTTGTTAGGAATGCAGTTGTTCGGGGGTAAATTTAACTTTGACGAAACGCAGATGAAGAGGAGCACCTTCGACTCGTTCCCTCAGGCTCTGCTCACGTGTTTCCAG ATCCTCACCGGAGAGGACTGGAACGCCGTGATGTACGACGGCATCATGGCGTACGGAGGGCCCATCTTCCCCAACATGGTGGTGTGCATTTACTTCGTCATCCTCTTTGTCTGCGGTAACT ACATCCTTCTCAATGTCTTCTTGGCTATTGCTGTGGACAACTTGGCAGGAGgtggaggaaagaaaaaagtgga agagaaaaaggaggaggaagaagagtgGGATGAAGACGAGGAGAAAGAGGATGAGGATGCAGGG AATGAAGAGGATGATTGGCCGGAGAACGAAGAGCTGAGAGCCATCGAGGGACTGGAAG GAGTCGCTCCACTGAAGCCGGAATTCTCCGGTCCTAAAGAGAAGATTGTGCCGATCCCAGACGGAAGCTCCTTCTTCATCCTCGGAAAGAAAAACTG CTTGCGAGTCGCCTGCCACAACCTCATTCATCACCCCTACTTCACTAacttcatcctcatcttcatcatcctcagTAGCATTTCTCTCGCTGCCGAGGATCCAATCAAATCCCACTCATTCAGGAACATT GTGCTGGGATACGCAGATTATGTCTTCACCTCCGTTTTCACCGTGGAAATCGTACTCAAG ATGACGGTTTACGGAGCGTTCCTGCACACGGGCTCCTTCTGCAGGAACGCCTTCAACCTCCTGGACCTGCTGGTCGTCAGCGTCTCCCTCACATCTTTCTTCCTACA TTCAAGCGCCATCTCTGTGGTGAAGATTCTCCGTGTTCTTCGGGTTCTCCGGCCTCTTCGAGCCATCAACAGAGCCAAAGGATTAAAG AACGTGGTTCAGTGTGTGTTCGTGGCCATCCGCACCATCGGCAACATCCTGATCGTCACAACCCTCCTTCAGTTCATGTTTGCTTGCATTGGGGTTCAACTTTTCAAG GGCAGATTCTACAGCTGCACAGATGAAGCCAAACACACTCCAGAGGAGTGCAA GGGAACGTTTGTGGTTTACAAAGACGGAGATATGAACCACCCCATGGTCAGGGAGCGCATTTGGGAGAACAGCGATTTCAACTTTGACAACGTGCTGATGGGAATGTTGGCTTTATTTACTGTTTCAACCTTTGAAGGCTGGCCACT GCTCTTGTACCGGGCTGTGGATGCCAACGCCATCAACCGAGGTCCTATCTACAACTACAGAGTGGAAATCTCCATCTTTTTCATCATCTACATCATCATCATCGCCTTCTTCatgatgaacatttttgtggGTTTCGTCATCATCACGTTTCGAGAGCAGGGAGAGGCGGAGTTCAAGAACTGCGAGCTCAACAAGAACCAG CGCCAGTGTGTGTATTACGCTCTAAAAGCCCAACCCATCAAAATCTACATCCCCAAAAACCCGTCCCAGCTCAAATTCTGGAGAATCATCAACTCTAGCCAGTTTGAGTACGTCATGTTCGTGCTGATTCTGGGAAACACGCTGACTCTGGCCATTCAG cACTACGAGCAATCCAAACTGTTCACCTCCGTCATGGACATCCTCAACATGATCTTCACTGTGGTTTTCACCATTGAGATGATCATCAAGCTGCTGGCTCTGCGTGCTCAT CACTACTTTATTGATCCGTGGAACTCCTTTGATGCTCTGATTGTGGTCGGGAGCGTGTTGGACATCGCCGTCTCGGAGTTTAGTGTaa GAGAACACGGAAAAGTATCCATCACATTTTTCCGTTTGTTCCGAGTGCTGAGGTTGGTGAAATTGCTCAGCAAAGGAGAAGGCATCCGTACTCTCCTCTGGACGTTTGTCAAATCCCTGCAG GCCCTGCCATATGTCGGCCTCCTGATCGCCATGATCTTTTTCATCTATGCTGTGATTGGCATGCAG ATGTTTGGGAAGATAGCTGTGGATGATGAAACAGAAATCAACAGAAACTGCAACTTCCAGACTTTCTTCATGGCAGTTCTGGTGCTTTTCAG GTGTGCCACCGGAGAGCAGTGGCAGCAGATCATGCTGGGAGCTCTGCCCGGCAGACGCTGCGACCCAGAAGCTGACACCGAGCCCGGTGAAGAGTTCACCTGTGGCAGCAACCTGGCCTACATTTACTTCATCAGCTTTTTTATGCTTTGCGCTTACTTG attatcaACTTGTTTATCGCTGTCATTATGGACAACTTTGAATATCTAACAAGAGACTGGACCGTGTTGGGGACTCACCATCTGGATGAGTTCAAGAGAGTCTGGTCTGACTACGACCCAGAGGCCAC CGGTCGGATCAAACACATCGACGTGGTCACCATGTTACGCAGGATTCAGCCCCCTCTCGGTTTTGGAAAGCTGTGCCCTCACCGCGTGGCGTGCAAA AGGCTGGTTGCTATGAACGTCCCGCTGCATGCTGATGGGACGGTCACCTTCAACGCCACTCTGTTTGCTCTTGTGAGGACCTCGCTTAAGATCAAGACTGAAG GACCCATTGATCAACAGAATGAAGAACTGAAGATTATTATAAAGAAGCTTTGGAAAAGAACTAAACCAAAACTCATCGATGAGGTCATTCCGCCCCCTAGAG ggGATGAGGTGACCTGTGGGAAGTTTTACGCCAGCTTCTTGATTCaagattactttaaaaagtttcgcaagagaaaagaaagagagagGAAATCTAAGAAGAAAGACAAGGCAGCGGCTCTTCAG CAAGGTCTGCGGACGCTGCAGGACCTGGCCCCAGAGATGCGCCTGGCCATGGCCTGTGACCTGGATGAAGAGGAGGCCACGGAGGGAGAGATGACGGGCGACGAGATATTCGACAGTGAGGCCGGAACTTCTGTGAACACCACACCGGCCCCCTCGCCGATGCCACCTTTTGAGGTGCTGGTGGAGCAGACCGCCATTTTCATTGAGCCGCAGCCTAAGGCGGCCAACGGGGGAGTCATCACCGAGCAGGTGAACGGCCTGCAGGAGCATCAGAAACCAGGATCCGAGCTGGCGGGGGTCAGCGTTGTTACGGAGCAGCCGCTGCGGTCCGAGCCTCTGCCCGTCAG TGTGGTCTCCGTCTGCGagtctcctcttcctcctcttcctcctcccccgGAGCTGCTGGTGGAAAGTGAGCCGGTTGTTGAAGTGGCTCCAAGTGCAGCGACAGAACAGTTTTATAGCAGTGAGATGGACGCTGCAAGCCTAGCATCAGTAGACGG GTATTCCTACCCAGAACCCATGTCTCCTTTACCGACGGATTCAGGCTTCAATGGCCAAAGTCTGGATGCCACCAGCAGCATGGGAGAGATACACTACGACACTCCCGTCGCTAACGACTTTATCGACAACGGCTACAGCGACGCCAACATCAACGTGGAGAGTGCCGCCGTAAGCCCCACCCCCTACGAAGAAAACATGCACAACGGCAACGGATACTCAGGTTACCACGGCAACGGCGGCGCCAGCATCAACGGCAACGGGAGCACGGTGAGCGGCTTCAATGAAAACGGCAGCACGTTCAGCGGGTACGACCACGGCTACGGCGAGAACGGCGGCTCGTCACAGTTCGTCAGGAGACGCCTCCTCCCCTCCATCCCAAAAG GCCGTAAGCCCGCCTTCAACTTCCAGTGTCTGCAGCCGCAGAGCAGTGTGGACACCCTCCCCATCCCCGGCAACTATCAAGGCAACACCTCCCCAACCAGATCCCGCCTGCAG GCCCAGCTCAGCCTGGACTCACGGCCCAGCAGCGTGTCCTCCATGTCCACTGCCTCCTGGGCCAACACGGCGGCAGCTGGCACCACCCCTGTTCCGGGCTTAATCGCCCCCTCAGGGCGGCGGGGCAAGCTGATCTACACCCCTATGATCCTCGTGGATGAATCCACCGGGACGAGTCAGCCGCTGTGGAGCGACGGCTCTGCCAGCCTGCCGGCAGGGAGGCGCTCGGGCTGGTACCCCGGCCAGACCAGGACCTTCACCAGCGTTCGGATGCCGCCGTCTGTCAACCCGAGCTTTGTGGAAAAAGGGAGCGCGGACAGTCTGGTGGAGTCG ATTTTGATCTCGGAGGGTCTGGGTGTTTACGCCAGGGACCCAAAGTTTGTGACCTTTGCCAAGCGAGAGATTGCCGAAGCGTGCCACATGAGCCTGGATGAAATGGAGAACGCCGCCGCCGACCTGATCGCACGCGGAGCCAGCCAGTCGCTCTCCCGCTTCGAGGACGAACTCGCCGATGAAATGAACTGCGTGATATCTTACTGA